One window of the Coleofasciculus sp. FACHB-1120 genome contains the following:
- a CDS encoding fasciclin domain-containing protein, with product MPINSSSPVSKKLTALISLLGLGVLITLPALAHSKTSFRVSNAQFGSRSRNQPQSLSTTGNLDLLARILGVRNIALELETSSDAFSTLSVALKKSGLNDTFSGRQPYTIFAPTDEAFAALPRGTLQALLRPENKAKLIKILTYHVVPGEITSMGAKSGRVRTLAGQPVTMRVSPNQEITVNGAKVILADIPASNGVIHGINKVLLPPGF from the coding sequence ATGCCAATCAATTCTTCCTCCCCTGTATCCAAAAAACTTACCGCTCTGATAAGTCTGCTTGGTTTGGGTGTTCTTATCACGCTACCTGCTCTAGCTCATAGCAAGACGAGTTTTCGCGTGTCGAACGCTCAGTTCGGTTCTCGCAGCCGGAATCAGCCACAGTCTTTAAGCACCACAGGCAATCTCGACCTCCTGGCAAGAATCCTCGGTGTCAGGAATATCGCTTTGGAGCTAGAAACATCTAGCGATGCATTCTCTACCCTCAGTGTTGCCTTGAAAAAAAGCGGTCTGAATGACACTTTCTCTGGAAGACAACCTTACACAATTTTCGCTCCCACGGATGAAGCATTTGCCGCTTTGCCACGGGGTACTTTGCAAGCACTTTTAAGACCAGAAAACAAAGCAAAGTTGATTAAAATTTTGACTTATCACGTAGTTCCGGGGGAAATCACCTCTATGGGTGCCAAGTCGGGACGAGTGAGAACGTTAGCAGGTCAACCTGTAACGATGAGAGTGAGTCCAAACCAAGAAATTACTGTTAATGGTGCTAAGGTAATTCTGGCAGATATCCCAGCTAGTAATGGAGTCATTCACGGGATTAATAAAGTTCTGCTGCCGCCCGGTTTCTAG
- a CDS encoding helix-turn-helix domain-containing protein, whose product MALQSAYGSGITESPTIEISQEVLRSILSRIESELHSSEVYNRSLAGLQTILGEAAGSAQIMVKAVGREAIRLAFQQFARTYKVVPVTSPEIGNNQQEPQASSQPQELSIDNEQSSVNHPESTTNDLTLINDQERSMNASPAELVDFKPLPLPTSPDPVFLKPSKKLSKAELAAQMAVEQRQESLRQIGQQLGQARHAQSMTLRQLHNQTLVPLHHIQALEAGYFEQLPEDIYVRGFIRRMGVALGLDGAALAASLPAPDPTKSVIPSWSRPKPGVGFGFQLNTVHLYVGYAALVAGAVGGLALMSNHSQSSVSADSPPDVPNNSSTSESHPPVKPAAKPGLKAGQKGVAVGADISPPEAISRN is encoded by the coding sequence ATGGCATTACAATCAGCGTATGGTAGCGGTATTACCGAAAGCCCAACCATTGAAATTTCTCAGGAAGTATTACGGTCTATCCTTAGCCGGATAGAATCTGAACTCCATAGCAGCGAAGTCTACAATCGCTCTTTGGCTGGGTTACAGACGATCTTGGGAGAAGCTGCTGGCAGTGCCCAGATTATGGTTAAGGCAGTGGGGAGAGAAGCTATCCGACTAGCGTTCCAACAGTTTGCAAGAACTTATAAGGTTGTCCCAGTCACATCTCCAGAAATTGGGAACAATCAACAAGAGCCGCAAGCCAGCAGTCAGCCTCAAGAGTTGTCAATCGACAACGAGCAGTCATCCGTTAATCACCCAGAATCAACAACGAATGACTTGACTTTAATCAACGATCAAGAACGCAGTATGAATGCCTCACCTGCCGAGTTAGTAGACTTTAAGCCACTGCCGCTCCCAACCAGCCCAGATCCGGTTTTTCTCAAACCATCCAAAAAGCTCTCTAAGGCTGAACTAGCCGCGCAAATGGCAGTTGAACAGCGGCAAGAAAGCCTGCGTCAGATTGGTCAGCAATTAGGGCAGGCACGTCATGCACAGTCAATGACTCTGCGCCAACTTCACAATCAAACACTCGTGCCGCTTCATCACATTCAGGCTTTGGAAGCCGGTTACTTCGAGCAATTGCCGGAGGATATCTATGTCCGAGGTTTTATTCGCCGGATGGGAGTTGCGTTGGGGTTAGATGGTGCTGCTTTAGCGGCTTCTTTACCCGCGCCCGACCCGACAAAATCTGTGATTCCATCCTGGTCCCGACCGAAACCAGGGGTAGGGTTCGGATTTCAGCTCAATACAGTTCACTTGTACGTGGGCTATGCGGCACTGGTGGCAGGGGCAGTGGGAGGACTCGCTTTGATGTCGAACCATTCGCAATCATCAGTGTCTGCTGATTCTCCACCGGATGTTCCGAACAACTCATCTACCTCTGAGTCGCATCCTCCTGTGAAACCTGCTGCGAAACCGGGCTTAAAGGCGGGTCAGAAAGGAGTGGCGGTTGGAGCTGATATTTCTCCACCCGAAGCAATTAGTCGTAATTAG
- the proB gene encoding glutamate 5-kinase produces the protein MSQTLVIKIGTSSLTSPETGHLALSTIAALVEALTDLRRQGHRVVLVSSGAVGVGCARLGLVQRPRTLALKQAVAAVGQGRLMRVYDDLFTTLEQPIAQVLLTRSSFKERSAYINASNTFRELLRLGVIPVVNENDTVAVEELKFGDNDTLSALVASLIEADWLFLMTDVDRLYSADPRQVPDAQPISLVNRIDELEELQVQTGDRGSQWGTGGMVTKITAARIATSAGVRTVITEGRFPRNIQKILQGEPLGTQFSPRDTMGNARKRWIAHGLIPAGKLYLDHGAIAAICQAGKSLLAAGISVVEGDFQASDAVQLCDPQGREIARGLVNYSSDELQQIRGRRSEEIPAILGYAGAETVVHRDNLVIS, from the coding sequence GTGAGTCAAACCCTTGTCATCAAAATTGGTACTTCTAGTCTGACATCGCCTGAAACAGGTCATCTGGCTCTTTCCACCATTGCTGCCTTAGTAGAAGCCCTCACGGATTTGCGGCGGCAAGGTCATAGAGTGGTGCTAGTTTCTTCGGGCGCTGTTGGAGTGGGTTGCGCCCGCTTAGGACTCGTGCAACGCCCTCGGACGCTAGCGCTGAAACAAGCAGTGGCAGCAGTCGGTCAGGGACGCCTGATGCGCGTATACGATGACCTTTTTACAACGTTGGAACAACCCATCGCCCAGGTTCTTCTGACCCGCAGTAGCTTCAAAGAACGCTCAGCTTATATCAACGCCTCCAACACCTTCCGGGAACTGTTGCGCTTAGGTGTTATCCCTGTGGTGAATGAAAATGACACCGTAGCCGTAGAGGAACTGAAATTCGGGGATAATGATACGCTTTCAGCCCTGGTTGCCAGCTTGATAGAGGCAGATTGGCTATTTTTAATGACCGATGTAGACCGACTTTACTCCGCCGATCCGCGCCAAGTGCCTGATGCTCAGCCGATCTCCTTGGTGAATCGGATTGATGAGTTGGAAGAATTACAAGTACAAACAGGCGATCGCGGCTCTCAGTGGGGCACAGGTGGCATGGTTACAAAAATTACTGCTGCCCGTATTGCTACCAGTGCCGGAGTCCGGACAGTCATCACCGAAGGGCGATTTCCCCGAAACATCCAAAAAATCTTGCAAGGGGAACCCCTCGGCACTCAGTTTTCACCCCGCGACACGATGGGCAACGCCCGGAAGCGTTGGATTGCCCACGGGTTAATCCCTGCCGGGAAGCTGTATTTGGATCACGGAGCGATCGCGGCAATTTGTCAGGCTGGCAAATCCCTCTTAGCTGCTGGGATTAGCGTCGTCGAAGGAGACTTTCAGGCGTCAGACGCCGTGCAGTTATGCGACCCCCAAGGACGGGAAATCGCTAGAGGGCTGGTGAACTACAGCAGCGATGAGCTACAGCAAATTCGCGGACGCCGTTCTGAAGAAATTCCCGCCATTTTGGGCTATGCCGGTGCAGAAACCGTCGTCCATCGAGATAATCTTGTCATTAGTTAG
- a CDS encoding YqeG family HAD IIIA-type phosphatase, whose translation MSWVTQLQPDLILGRPVVSLTPDLLQQYHLKGLVLDVDDTLVPLKAAQASEELVEWVKQIRKVATLWLVSNNLSENRISSIAHSLNLPYITSAAKPSRRKLRQAVTAMNLPVEQVAMVGDRLFTDVLAGNRLGMFTILVEPMVDPALAARSYPVRTFEVWVSQSLGVSLTAKQSNKT comes from the coding sequence ATGTCTTGGGTAACACAGTTACAGCCTGACTTAATTCTGGGCAGACCTGTTGTCAGTCTGACTCCCGATCTTCTCCAGCAATATCATCTCAAAGGTCTTGTCTTGGATGTCGATGACACGCTAGTACCCCTGAAAGCAGCCCAGGCGTCTGAAGAACTCGTGGAGTGGGTGAAGCAAATCAGAAAAGTGGCAACGCTTTGGTTGGTGAGTAACAACTTGAGCGAAAACCGAATTAGTAGCATCGCTCACTCATTAAATTTGCCCTACATTACCAGCGCTGCCAAGCCGTCGCGGCGTAAGCTGCGGCAGGCTGTCACCGCGATGAACCTTCCCGTTGAACAAGTGGCGATGGTGGGCGATCGCTTATTTACAGACGTTTTAGCAGGCAACCGACTCGGTATGTTTACTATTCTCGTTGAACCGATGGTTGACCCAGCGCTTGCTGCGCGTTCTTATCCAGTCCGCACCTTTGAAGTCTGGGTTTCTCAATCCTTAGGCGTCTCGCTCACAGCAAAGCAAAGCAATAAAACTTAA
- the mltG gene encoding endolytic transglycosylase MltG, whose amino-acid sequence MKAIQRISKWTFYLALIPATLGLCAWQGWAWWNWASAPPVAETQPSANAGKDASVLIRIPQGTSAQQIGRDLEAAGLIRSADAWKLWAFWLDLQKRPGGFKAGTYQLSPAQPLPAIADKIWTGDVVQLSFTIPEGWSLQQMAAYFESQGFFTAEEFLTAATQIPKDQYPWLPEDVPYLEGFLYPDTYKLNSDRITPQAIIKQMLDRFEQVALPVHQQAPNKTQMPLLQWVTLASIVEKEAVIPVERPQIAGVFTQRLQKGMRLESDPTVEYGLGIRQTADQPLTLAQVKTASPYNTYLNAGLPPTPIASPGLGSLKATLNPEKTDYLFFVARYDGTHVFSRTLQEHQAATNAIRQQRQQSR is encoded by the coding sequence ATGAAAGCAATCCAACGCATCTCCAAATGGACGTTTTATCTCGCCTTAATTCCTGCAACGCTTGGACTCTGTGCATGGCAGGGTTGGGCGTGGTGGAACTGGGCGAGTGCGCCCCCCGTTGCAGAAACTCAACCGTCAGCGAATGCTGGAAAAGATGCATCGGTGCTAATCCGGATTCCGCAAGGAACTTCGGCGCAGCAGATAGGGCGCGATTTAGAAGCAGCAGGGTTGATTCGCTCCGCTGATGCTTGGAAACTATGGGCTTTTTGGTTGGACTTGCAAAAGCGACCGGGTGGGTTTAAAGCTGGGACTTACCAGTTGTCACCCGCCCAGCCGCTACCAGCGATCGCCGATAAAATTTGGACAGGCGATGTAGTGCAGCTGTCTTTTACCATTCCTGAAGGATGGTCGCTTCAGCAAATGGCGGCTTACTTTGAATCTCAGGGATTTTTTACAGCCGAAGAATTTCTCACCGCTGCAACTCAGATTCCCAAAGACCAGTATCCTTGGCTACCTGAGGACGTGCCTTATTTGGAAGGTTTTTTGTACCCGGATACCTACAAGCTAAATAGCGATCGCATTACCCCCCAAGCCATCATCAAACAGATGCTCGATCGCTTTGAGCAGGTGGCACTCCCCGTCCATCAACAAGCGCCAAACAAAACCCAGATGCCCCTTCTTCAATGGGTGACATTGGCTAGCATCGTCGAAAAAGAGGCAGTGATTCCGGTCGAACGCCCTCAGATTGCTGGCGTCTTCACACAACGCCTTCAGAAAGGGATGAGACTAGAATCCGATCCAACCGTTGAGTATGGACTCGGCATTCGGCAAACAGCGGATCAGCCCTTAACTTTGGCTCAGGTGAAGACAGCCTCCCCCTACAATACTTATCTCAACGCAGGATTGCCGCCAACTCCCATCGCCAGCCCTGGCTTAGGAAGTCTCAAAGCCACTCTCAATCCTGAAAAAACAGACTACCTCTTTTTTGTGGCTCGCTACGATGGCACCCACGTCTTTAGTCGGACGCTACAAGAACATCAAGCCGCTACAAACGCGATTCGCCAACAACGGCAACAAAGCCGCTAA
- a CDS encoding DUF3727 domain-containing protein, whose product MFSSQPPEENGSSVQTVSLTDESGRSLSCYIEHSIEVDGEEYVILLPVDSPVEIVAWDEEKEEEEATLVEDDAEIDEVFPTAQAVLAERNLALKRTAFALTVAGELPAVEEEEILTLEIEDDDTQLEPEEFQFLASFYHKEQEYTIYTPLDPLLLFARINSAGEPVLLSPEEFKKVQPLLEDQLFDEME is encoded by the coding sequence ATGTTCTCATCCCAACCCCCTGAAGAGAATGGGTCTTCCGTCCAAACCGTCTCACTGACGGATGAATCCGGGCGATCGCTTAGTTGTTACATTGAGCATTCAATAGAAGTAGATGGTGAAGAATACGTCATCCTCCTGCCGGTAGATTCACCTGTAGAAATTGTGGCGTGGGACGAGGAGAAGGAGGAGGAAGAAGCCACTTTAGTCGAAGACGATGCCGAAATTGACGAAGTTTTTCCCACGGCTCAAGCAGTCCTGGCAGAGCGAAATCTGGCTCTAAAGCGAACCGCATTTGCTTTGACTGTTGCCGGTGAACTGCCTGCGGTTGAAGAGGAAGAAATTCTCACCCTGGAAATCGAAGATGACGATACTCAGCTTGAACCAGAGGAATTTCAGTTTCTAGCCAGCTTTTACCACAAAGAACAAGAATACACAATATACACGCCTCTTGATCCGCTGTTATTATTTGCGCGGATTAATAGTGCGGGTGAACCAGTGCTACTTTCCCCAGAGGAATTTAAAAAAGTGCAACCGCTGCTGGAAGATCAGCTATTTGATGAAATGGAATAG
- a CDS encoding alpha-amylase family glycosyl hydrolase — MASSIKFDLFAPRNQGASLIGSFSDWKEIPMEKGEDGYFRTQVELEDGIYQYKFRIQSKSPDFEPNQWVDVIDPYATDIDEARDNGVVRIKDGKRIVDAYVWQHDNTPLPNNHELVIYEMHVADFSGGEDDPHKRGKYQDAIAKLDHLSELGINAIELMPVNEYPGDYNWGYTVRHYFATESSYGSTEDLKRLIDECHSRGIRVFMDGIYNHTDEECPLMLIDRNYWYYEHMHYPEDPANYWGPEFNYDNYDEKLDVKPAWKYVGDVVRFWVQEYHIDGIRFDAVRQLANYEFFSWLAWQAKKNTAPKPFYNIAEHIPDTKTVVYPEGPLDGCWHESFRYFVLPHICGEMFELEKLKEVLDPRRQGYTAATNVVNYLATHDRQRLMRELGDRGIFDEAAFRRAKLAAVLLMTAMGVPMLWMGEEFGEHKRKSETVTQPKKIAWPLFSRDLNQDLFEYYKKLITLRKENPALSSDNIEFFHENPEAKVLAYYRWNEQGSHVVVVANFSDKSLSGYGIPNVPSSGTWQDWINNSPVEAGEDALMVDLPEYEAKVFVCQ; from the coding sequence ATGGCAAGTTCAATCAAATTCGATTTATTTGCTCCTCGCAACCAAGGAGCGTCATTGATAGGTTCTTTTTCTGACTGGAAAGAGATTCCAATGGAAAAAGGTGAGGATGGCTATTTCCGAACTCAGGTTGAGTTGGAGGATGGCATCTATCAATATAAATTTCGCATTCAATCGAAAAGCCCAGATTTTGAACCCAATCAATGGGTGGATGTAATTGATCCTTACGCCACAGACATTGATGAAGCAAGAGACAACGGTGTAGTGCGGATTAAAGATGGGAAGCGAATTGTTGATGCTTACGTTTGGCAGCATGACAACACACCTTTGCCAAATAATCACGAATTAGTCATTTATGAAATGCACGTTGCGGACTTTTCTGGCGGTGAGGATGATCCGCACAAGCGAGGAAAATACCAAGACGCGATCGCTAAGTTAGATCATTTGAGCGAACTCGGAATTAATGCCATCGAATTGATGCCAGTGAATGAGTATCCCGGTGATTACAATTGGGGCTATACAGTCCGTCACTACTTCGCTACAGAATCCAGTTACGGCTCCACAGAAGATTTGAAGCGGTTGATTGACGAGTGTCATAGTCGAGGTATCCGCGTTTTCATGGATGGGATTTATAACCACACAGATGAAGAATGTCCATTAATGCTGATTGACCGGAATTACTGGTACTACGAGCATATGCATTATCCAGAAGATCCGGCGAATTACTGGGGACCAGAATTTAACTACGACAACTACGACGAAAAGTTAGATGTTAAGCCTGCTTGGAAATACGTGGGAGATGTGGTGCGTTTCTGGGTTCAGGAATATCACATTGATGGGATTCGTTTTGATGCCGTGCGCCAATTGGCAAATTATGAATTTTTTTCTTGGCTGGCTTGGCAAGCCAAGAAAAATACTGCGCCTAAGCCGTTCTACAACATTGCCGAACATATTCCCGATACCAAAACCGTCGTTTATCCAGAAGGCCCACTGGATGGTTGTTGGCATGAAAGTTTTCGCTACTTTGTGCTTCCACATATTTGTGGCGAAATGTTTGAATTAGAAAAACTGAAGGAAGTTTTAGATCCGAGAAGGCAGGGTTATACGGCTGCTACGAATGTAGTGAATTATTTGGCAACTCACGATCGTCAACGGTTGATGAGAGAATTAGGCGATCGCGGGATTTTTGACGAAGCCGCATTTAGGAGAGCCAAGTTAGCAGCTGTTCTGTTAATGACGGCGATGGGTGTACCAATGCTCTGGATGGGAGAAGAGTTTGGAGAACACAAGCGCAAAAGCGAAACCGTGACTCAGCCAAAGAAAATCGCTTGGCCTTTGTTTTCAAGAGACTTAAATCAAGATTTGTTTGAGTATTACAAAAAGTTAATCACTCTACGGAAAGAAAATCCAGCGCTTTCTAGCGACAACATTGAGTTTTTCCACGAAAATCCAGAGGCAAAAGTGTTGGCATACTACCGCTGGAACGAACAAGGTTCCCATGTTGTCGTTGTGGCGAATTTCTCGGATAAGTCTCTGTCAGGGTATGGCATTCCTAACGTCCCATCCTCTGGGACGTGGCAGGATTGGATAAATAACTCCCCAGTTGAAGCTGGAGAGGATGCCTTAATGGTTGACTTGCCAGAGTACGAAGCGAAGGTGTTTGTCTGCCAGTAA
- a CDS encoding alpha-amylase family glycosyl hydrolase — MATPIEFNLFAPYNNGAALIGDFSNWEDIPMEKGKDGYFRTKVELEDGVYQYKFRIQSKSWFFEPDQWVEVVDPYATDIDNPTQNGVVRIKDGERIVDTYVWKNDDKPLPSDRELVIYELHVGDFSGGEDDPYARGKYEHVVEKLDYLCELGVNAIELMPVKEYPGDHSWGYNPRHFFATESSYGTTEGLKNLIDECHGRGIRVIMDGIFNHSEAESPLTQIDHDYWYHHSPRDPDNNWGPEFNYEHYDENLDVKPAWKFVGDTVRFWIKEFHIDGIRYDAARQIANYDFMHWIVQEAKNTAGPKPFYNIAEHIPENPSITNVDGPMDGCWHDSFYHCILEHICGDTFDLERLKDAIDCKRQGFMGATNVVNYLTNHDHNHVLAELGDRGILDEEAFKRRKLGSVINMTAVGVPLLWMGEEFGEYKYKTTEQAKIDWTLLGHDLNRGMFEFIKGLIHLRKNNHALYTENIDFIHEDPEAKILAYSRWNGEGSRVVVVANFSDNFLGGYHVPNFPEAGTWHEWTGDYDVEAGEDGIHLDLGGYEAKVLVWH, encoded by the coding sequence ATGGCAACTCCGATTGAATTTAATTTATTTGCTCCCTATAACAATGGAGCTGCTTTAATTGGGGATTTTTCTAACTGGGAAGACATCCCAATGGAAAAAGGTAAGGATGGTTATTTCCGTACCAAAGTTGAACTGGAAGATGGAGTTTATCAGTATAAATTCCGCATCCAATCCAAATCTTGGTTCTTTGAACCAGATCAATGGGTAGAGGTGGTTGACCCCTACGCCACCGATATTGATAACCCCACCCAAAACGGTGTTGTCCGGATTAAAGATGGCGAACGGATTGTCGATACATACGTTTGGAAAAATGACGATAAGCCACTGCCAAGCGATCGCGAATTAGTCATTTACGAATTGCACGTTGGCGACTTCTCCGGCGGTGAGGATGATCCCTACGCACGCGGTAAATACGAACACGTTGTAGAAAAATTAGATTACCTCTGCGAACTGGGAGTTAATGCCATCGAGTTGATGCCAGTGAAGGAGTATCCAGGCGACCATAGCTGGGGCTATAATCCTCGCCACTTCTTTGCCACAGAATCCAGCTATGGCACAACTGAAGGGTTAAAAAATCTAATTGATGAGTGTCATGGTCGTGGAATCCGCGTCATTATGGACGGGATTTTTAACCACTCAGAAGCAGAAAGCCCTCTGACACAAATAGACCACGATTATTGGTACCATCATTCTCCCCGCGACCCTGATAATAACTGGGGGCCAGAGTTTAACTACGAACACTATGATGAAAATCTAGATGTTAAGCCTGCATGGAAGTTTGTTGGTGATACTGTGCGCTTCTGGATTAAGGAATTTCACATTGATGGCATTCGCTATGATGCGGCTAGGCAAATTGCCAACTATGATTTCATGCACTGGATTGTTCAGGAAGCAAAAAATACAGCTGGGCCAAAGCCGTTTTACAACATTGCTGAACACATTCCTGAAAACCCCAGCATTACGAATGTAGACGGTCCGATGGATGGTTGCTGGCACGACAGTTTCTATCACTGCATTCTAGAACATATTTGTGGTGACACCTTTGATTTAGAGCGCCTCAAGGATGCCATTGACTGCAAGCGACAAGGCTTCATGGGTGCCACGAATGTTGTGAATTACCTAACGAATCACGACCACAATCATGTTTTAGCTGAGTTAGGCGATCGCGGCATTTTGGATGAAGAAGCATTTAAGCGGAGAAAGTTAGGTTCTGTTATCAATATGACCGCTGTCGGCGTACCTCTACTGTGGATGGGTGAAGAGTTCGGAGAGTATAAATACAAAACAACTGAACAAGCAAAAATCGATTGGACACTATTGGGTCATGACCTGAATCGCGGTATGTTTGAGTTTATCAAAGGCTTGATTCATCTCCGTAAAAATAATCATGCCCTCTACACGGAAAATATCGACTTTATCCACGAAGATCCAGAAGCGAAGATATTAGCTTACAGTCGTTGGAATGGCGAGGGTTCTCGTGTCGTCGTTGTCGCGAACTTCTCCGACAACTTCTTGGGTGGCTATCACGTCCCTAACTTCCCTGAAGCCGGAACCTGGCACGAATGGACTGGCGATTATGATGTCGAAGCTGGGGAGGATGGCATCCATCTCGACTTAGGCGGTTACGAAGCCAAAGTATTAGTTTGGCATTAA
- a CDS encoding DUF1611 domain-containing protein: protein MHLTSKHRVAILLHEGIRGIHGKTGLALLRYTEALVVAVIDRQCAGESLRELTGIPREVPIVASVEEALAYTPDILAIGIAPPGGALPDEWWQEVKQGVAGGLSVVNGLHTPMASHPEIQALLKDGQWIWDVRQEPAGLKIGSGQARSLACKRVLAVGTDMAIGKMSTCLELNKAALQRGLRSKFLATGQAGLMIAGDGIPLDAVRVDFAAGAIEQMVMLFGEEHEILFVEGQGSLLHPGSTATLPLIRGTQPTHLVLVHRAQQATVRNHPHVRIPPLSEVIQLYETVAAAAGAFAPVPVVAIALNTAHLDAYTAQRAIEQIQAETKRPCTDPVRFGVDALLDAVMT, encoded by the coding sequence GTGCATTTGACATCTAAACATCGAGTGGCAATTCTGCTACATGAAGGGATTCGCGGTATCCACGGCAAAACCGGGCTGGCGCTATTACGCTACACTGAAGCGCTAGTGGTGGCAGTCATCGATCGCCAGTGTGCGGGAGAGTCATTGCGGGAATTGACAGGTATCCCCCGTGAGGTTCCGATTGTTGCTTCCGTGGAAGAGGCGCTAGCTTATACACCCGATATCCTGGCGATTGGGATTGCACCCCCAGGGGGTGCCTTGCCAGACGAATGGTGGCAGGAAGTGAAACAAGGGGTAGCAGGGGGGTTGTCCGTCGTCAATGGACTGCATACTCCAATGGCGTCCCATCCGGAAATCCAAGCATTATTGAAAGATGGGCAGTGGATTTGGGATGTGCGTCAGGAACCCGCAGGATTAAAGATAGGAAGTGGACAGGCGCGATCGCTCGCTTGCAAACGGGTTCTCGCCGTCGGCACGGATATGGCAATTGGCAAAATGTCAACCTGTTTGGAACTCAATAAAGCCGCATTGCAGCGCGGTTTGCGTTCTAAGTTCCTGGCTACAGGTCAAGCCGGTTTAATGATAGCGGGGGATGGCATACCGCTGGATGCTGTGCGGGTTGACTTTGCTGCCGGTGCTATTGAGCAAATGGTGATGCTTTTTGGCGAGGAGCATGAGATTCTGTTTGTGGAGGGACAAGGCTCCCTGTTGCATCCCGGCTCAACCGCAACGCTGCCACTGATTCGCGGGACTCAGCCAACGCATCTAGTGCTGGTACATCGAGCGCAACAAGCAACCGTTCGCAATCATCCCCACGTTCGGATTCCGCCTCTGTCAGAGGTCATTCAGCTTTACGAGACAGTGGCAGCCGCAGCCGGTGCATTTGCGCCAGTGCCCGTGGTCGCGATCGCACTCAACACCGCCCATCTCGACGCCTACACAGCACAACGAGCAATCGAGCAGATACAGGCAGAAACAAAGCGTCCCTGCACCGATCCAGTCCGCTTCGGTGTGGACGCACTGTTAGATGCAGTAATGACTTAA
- a CDS encoding dipeptide epimerase, which produces MQISVETFTVNKRFPLTISRGTTAQTMNVWVRAIADGIEGWGEASPFSIGVGQPRQTTEILLEALQGIAPLLEAFSPWEKQKIEEVLQAAQMPSAAWAAIDMALHDWQGKRLGLPLWRLWGLDRNRIVPISVTIGINSPSGAVQRLRDWQPVTGANVLKVKLGSSEGIEADQAMLMAIQEAAPHAQLSVDANGGWNLEDAVMMCSWLAKMGVKYVEQPLGREAEAGIMGESSFQELYKRSPLPIFVDESCFTSKDIPQLADRVHGVNIKLMKCGGLTEAIRMIHTAKACGLQVMFGCYSDSAISNTAAAQLSPLADYLDLDSHLNLIDDPFSGASIQDGRLLPNDLPGLGVTRRAKNISEAAP; this is translated from the coding sequence ATGCAGATTAGCGTAGAAACCTTCACAGTAAACAAGCGATTTCCTTTAACCATTAGTCGCGGGACGACAGCGCAAACCATGAATGTGTGGGTACGCGCGATCGCAGACGGGATTGAAGGCTGGGGGGAAGCTTCGCCTTTTTCCATTGGAGTGGGACAACCGCGACAAACCACAGAGATTCTCTTGGAGGCATTGCAAGGCATCGCGCCGCTGTTGGAGGCATTTAGCCCTTGGGAGAAGCAGAAAATTGAGGAGGTGTTGCAAGCGGCACAAATGCCTTCTGCGGCGTGGGCAGCCATTGATATGGCGTTGCACGATTGGCAAGGAAAGCGGCTAGGATTACCGTTATGGCGTCTGTGGGGATTGGATCGAAATCGGATTGTTCCTATCTCCGTGACGATTGGGATTAATTCCCCCTCTGGGGCTGTACAGCGATTGCGCGACTGGCAGCCGGTGACAGGGGCAAATGTTTTGAAGGTGAAATTGGGTAGTTCTGAGGGGATTGAAGCGGATCAAGCGATGCTGATGGCGATTCAGGAGGCAGCACCCCATGCTCAGCTAAGCGTCGATGCCAATGGGGGTTGGAATCTGGAAGACGCTGTGATGATGTGCAGTTGGCTAGCCAAGATGGGCGTCAAGTATGTGGAACAGCCACTGGGACGAGAAGCAGAAGCCGGGATAATGGGGGAATCGTCGTTTCAAGAATTGTACAAGCGATCGCCTCTACCCATTTTTGTAGATGAAAGTTGCTTTACTAGCAAGGATATCCCGCAACTGGCAGACCGCGTTCATGGCGTTAATATCAAACTAATGAAGTGTGGCGGTTTAACGGAAGCGATTCGCATGATACATACAGCGAAAGCTTGCGGATTGCAGGTAATGTTCGGTTGCTATTCTGACAGCGCCATCTCAAATACGGCAGCGGCACAACTCTCACCCCTAGCGGATTATCTAGATTTAGATAGTCATCTGAATCTAATCGACGATCCTTTTAGCGGCGCATCCATCCAAGATGGGCGATTGCTACCCAACGATCTACCCGGATTGGGAGTTACCCGCAGGGCGAAGAATATTAGCGAAGCAGCGCCTTAG